The following are encoded together in the Bacillus cereus group sp. RP43 genome:
- a CDS encoding DUF1836 domain-containing protein, with protein sequence MENINTLLESLHLEKNIKLEDIPNVDLYVDQVVQLFENTYADTTRTDDEKVLTKTMINNYAKGKLFIPIKNKKYSKEHMILISLIYQLKGALSINDIKSSLENINAPLINDDTFELNTLYKDYLSLTETNVESFKQDVNKRVTEVNEVSSLEDPTLEKFLLLTSFVTMSNMYRRLAEKLVDDLKES encoded by the coding sequence TAAATACATTACTTGAATCATTACATTTAGAAAAAAATATTAAACTTGAGGATATCCCAAATGTCGACTTATATGTAGACCAAGTTGTCCAACTATTTGAGAATACTTATGCGGATACAACGAGAACTGATGATGAAAAAGTATTAACAAAAACAATGATTAACAATTACGCAAAAGGGAAACTATTCATCCCTATCAAAAATAAAAAGTATTCAAAAGAACATATGATTTTAATCAGCTTAATTTATCAATTAAAAGGAGCACTTTCCATTAATGATATAAAAAGCTCCTTAGAAAATATAAATGCACCGTTAATAAACGATGATACATTCGAATTAAATACTCTATATAAAGATTATCTTTCTCTTACTGAAACCAATGTGGAAAGCTTTAAGCAAGACGTAAATAAGCGCGTTACGGAAGTAAATGAGGTTTCTTCCTTAGAAGATCCAACACTAGAAAAGTTTTTATTACTAACATCCTTCGTAACTATGAGTAATATGTATAGACGTTTAGCAGAAAAATTAGTTGATGATCTCAAAGAATCTTAA